The [Clostridium] scindens ATCC 35704 nucleotide sequence TGCGGCTCTGATTTCTGTCGCCTTGCAGACGATCCTGGCGATTTCCCTGTGGACGGCCTCCCTGCTGCGGACGGCTTCCCTGCGGGCGATCCTGGCGATTTCCCTGTGGACGACCTCCCTGCGGACGATTTCCGGAATTTCCTCTGGTATCCTGACGGCGGTCATCGCTTCTTTCCTGACGTCTTGGCGCCTGGCTTCTGTCTGATGCCGGTCTTTCTGCCTGCCTCTCCTGCGTCTGGGCTCTTTCCTGGCTTGCGGCTGCCGGACGTTTTGCCTGCTCAAAGGACTTATCTGCCGGTCTCTCCTGTGGCCTTGCCTGCTGGGTAGTCTCCTGGGCTGGCGCTGCCGGACGGGCCTGCTGTTTTGCAGGGCGTCCATTATTGACCTGCATCGGCCTTCCCTGCTGTGGTGCCTGACGGTTGTGCTGCGGGCGTCCCTGTCCTTGCGGCCTTCTGCCCTGCTTTGCGCCATTCTGGGTATTCTGGGGCCGGAACACGTGAACAATGTTCTTCTTTTTCGGCGCCTCGGCCTCCGGCTTCGGAGCCGCATCCTTATTACTTTTCGCCAATGCCTTTCTTGCCATATCGGCATCCGCATCCTCCAGGGAACTCATGTGGTTCTTTACTTCTATATTCTTTCCACCAAGGAATTCGATGACTTCCTTGCTTGGAACATCCAACTCCTTTGCTAATTCATATACTTTGATTTTTGACATACTAACTACCTCCTCTATGCAATTGTGTTCTCTTCTGTATCCATATGCTTCCTGATTCCTTTTGCAAATCCCTCATCCAATATCGCAAGGGACGCCCGGAACTGTTTTCCCATTGCATGCCCCAAGGTATCTTTATCTTTATAAAAATAGATTGGCACGTGATAAAAGTCACACATGTTTTTGAATTTTTTCTTCGTGTTATCAGACGCATCATCGGCAACGATCACCAAAGCTGCCCTGCCGGATTTTACTTCCTTTTCCGTACTGAACTCCCCGCTTACCGTCCTTCCTGCCTTTGTGGCCAGACCAATGAGCGACAGTATCTTATTCTGATTCAAGTATATCCATCTCCTTTTCCAGCGCATCATATACTTCTTCCGGAATGGACTGCTTGAATGAACGTTCCAGGCCTTTGCTCTTCCTGGCTTTTTCCAGGCATTCTTTGGCCGGACAGATGTATGCTCCGCGCCCATTCTTCCTTCCGGTGGAATCCAGAAGAAATTCGCCCTCGGCAGTCCTGATAACACGAATCATCTCTTTTTTACTCTTCATTTCCTGACAGCCCACGCACTTGCGCATGGGCACCTTTTTATTTCCGCTCAAACAATCACCTATTCCTCTGTATCATCTACTTCTTCAAATTCTATCTCATCTTCCGGATACGCGTCTTCCTCATATCCTTCCTCGTAATCTTCTTCATAAGGCTCTTCGTACATCTCTTCTTCATATACGCCTTCGCTTAATTCCATATAGTTCTCCGGAAGTTCGCCTGACTCGATGGCCTGTGTCTCGCTCTTGATGTCGATCTTATATCCTGTAAGCCTTGCAGCAAGCCTTGCGTTCTGCCCCTCCTTGCCGATTGCCAGCGATAACTGGTAATCCGGGACGATAACACTGGCCGCCTTCTCATCCGGATCGGCCATTACAGAAATGACCTTTGCCGGGCTTAACGCATTCTCAATCAAGATAGCCGGATTGTCGCTCCAGTTAATAATGTCGATCTTCTCGCCTCGCAGTTCATTGACGATGGCATTGACTCTGGCCCCGTTCATGCCGACGCATGCGCCTACCGGATCTACGTCCGGATCGTTGGACCATACGGCAATCTTCGTCCTGCTTCCTGCCTCTCGCGCAATGCTCTTAATCTCCACGATTCCTTCCTTAACCTCGATCACCTCGGATTCAAACAGACGCTTTACCAATTCCGGATGCGTGCGTGAAACCAGAATCTTTGGCCCCTTGGTCGTGTTCTTTACTTCCACTACGTATAATTTGATACGTTCGGTAGGCTTGAATACCTCGCCCTTCACCTGCTCGTTTTCTGTCAGCATCGCGTCCGCCTTGCCAAGATTGATGCTGATATTCTTGCCAACATAACGCTGAACAATACCTGTGACGATATCTTTCTCTTTCTCGAAATACTGGTCATACACGACTTTCCTCTCTTCCTCGCGGATCTTCTGCAGGATCAGGTTCTTGGCATTCTGCGTGGCAATACGGCCAAATGACTTGGACTCGATGGGGATCTGCACAATATCGCCAAGTTCATACTGGCTGTCGATCTCTTTTGCATCTTCCAGGCTGATCTGCTCTAACTTATCCTCCACATCTTCCACTACCGTCTTCTCAGCAAAGAGTTGATAGTCACAGGTGGTTCTGTCCATGATTAATTTGATATTATCAGCCTTGCCAAAATGATTCTTGCAGGCATTCAGCAGAGAATTCTCGATAGCATCCAGCAAAGTCTCTTTGCTGATATCCTTTTCCTCTTCCAAAATATTCAACGCTTCTAATAATTCTGTGTTCATTACTATTCTCCTCCTAATTTAAAAATCAAACGCCAGACGAATAAGCGCGATATCACTTTTTTCAAATGTTTTCAGTGTCCCATCCTCCATCTCGATGGTAACAGTCGCATCATCGTAATCCTTAAGCAGTCCGGTAAATTCCTTCTGCTTTTCTATCATACGGTATGTCCTCACATCTACTTCTTCTCCCAGACTTCTCTTAAAATCCTTTTCTTTCTTA carries:
- a CDS encoding L7Ae/L30e/S12e/Gadd45 family ribosomal protein, with amino-acid sequence MNQNKILSLIGLATKAGRTVSGEFSTEKEVKSGRAALVIVADDASDNTKKKFKNMCDFYHVPIYFYKDKDTLGHAMGKQFRASLAILDEGFAKGIRKHMDTEENTIA
- the rnpM gene encoding RNase P modulator RnpM; its protein translation is MRKCVGCQEMKSKKEMIRVIRTAEGEFLLDSTGRKNGRGAYICPAKECLEKARKSKGLERSFKQSIPEEVYDALEKEMDILESE
- the nusA gene encoding transcription termination factor NusA, giving the protein MNTELLEALNILEEEKDISKETLLDAIENSLLNACKNHFGKADNIKLIMDRTTCDYQLFAEKTVVEDVEDKLEQISLEDAKEIDSQYELGDIVQIPIESKSFGRIATQNAKNLILQKIREEERKVVYDQYFEKEKDIVTGIVQRYVGKNISINLGKADAMLTENEQVKGEVFKPTERIKLYVVEVKNTTKGPKILVSRTHPELVKRLFESEVIEVKEGIVEIKSIAREAGSRTKIAVWSNDPDVDPVGACVGMNGARVNAIVNELRGEKIDIINWSDNPAILIENALSPAKVISVMADPDEKAASVIVPDYQLSLAIGKEGQNARLAARLTGYKIDIKSETQAIESGELPENYMELSEGVYEEEMYEEPYEEDYEEGYEEDAYPEDEIEFEEVDDTEE